A section of the Dictyoglomus sp. genome encodes:
- a CDS encoding DUF6062 family protein, which translates to MNNKRQGKNFTHIAWEEAFLWEGCPLCFLINKSLWKIEDNFLYELVNDPQIREKIRKGNGFCTEHTVQLLNFKDSLGISIILDDLIRNVIIPSLSKKTLPEKLNCFICEKEEEILNIYLSVLPELLTNEKSFNLWKEFAYSFCLPHLEIIRKKLPDNIVKIIESQDKKKKYPEYLYGSPLWDRDYSMLFLKKIRMREKNEF; encoded by the coding sequence ATGAATAATAAAAGACAAGGGAAAAATTTTACTCACATTGCTTGGGAGGAAGCTTTCCTTTGGGAGGGTTGTCCCTTATGTTTTCTTATTAATAAAAGCCTTTGGAAGATAGAAGATAATTTTTTATACGAATTAGTTAATGATCCTCAGATCAGAGAAAAAATTAGAAAAGGAAATGGCTTCTGTACAGAACATACTGTTCAATTATTAAATTTTAAAGATAGTCTTGGTATATCTATAATTTTAGACGATCTTATTAGAAATGTAATTATTCCCTCCCTTTCCAAAAAAACTTTACCTGAAAAGTTAAATTGTTTTATTTGTGAGAAAGAAGAAGAGATATTAAATATTTATCTATCAGTATTACCAGAACTTCTAACAAACGAAAAAAGTTTCAACCTATGGAAGGAATTTGCATATAGCTTTTGTCTTCCTCATTTAGAAATTATTAGAAAAAAACTACCAGATAATATAGTCAAGATTATAGAATCCCAAGATAAAAAGAAAAAATATCCTGAATATCTATATGGAAGCCCTTTATGGGACAGAGATTATTCAATGCTATTTTTGAAAAAAATTAGAATGAGAGAAAAGAATGAGTTTTGA
- a CDS encoding transglutaminaseTgpA domain-containing protein, with protein sequence MSRMKKINIEIENSKILRGSIFYLNLIAIFSVWYFLNLSIDYILGVIFITFVGYIYSYKNRYNTSIILKIIMTLFMLYLLRDFFKNLLSQPYDPRIPLATFLINLNALHSFDLPTKLDLSFSFFISLILVVISGVFARESIFLFFLLFYMIGLIISLSLLNNYRPSSKYLSGTILSIAFIGFLLFPIIPRSLPFTFRQDIMSQVIQRITALRGEIRTPNVQVTNYYLYRLPEGRRFEPLPYDPENYFGFAPFVDLRQRGVPSSSLVFRVLTSFPTYHRGLAFDTYNGFGWYQSLEEEVDTITTDFQPFQITENPLPEERLFRSTYFIEKDTGNIIFIPQGTQRLYFPAPFIYKDAEGGVRSPFEIPKNLIYTSFYSDTSIRSAKILLKAKIPDKTKFNRYLQLPNISPKIKTLVLDITKNYKTPWEKILAIEKFLEENYPYSLDIPPLKDNVDAVEDFLFITKKGYCEQFATAFAIMSRIIGIPSRFITGFSPGELNPWTGMYEVRMKNAHAWVEIYLEPIGWIPIDPTPFGTIIEEVRVKENYNILGLIFNSLAQLLNNLFYFLYNLSTFYLFVIFIFLLALLIYILVRIIRRYQLTKEDRIFLNVMNMLKRKNLLDSGNSPYEMVRKLGDEIKEFVSVYYALKFAPLKEEERKRYREKLIKKGKEILKAKSFDLFLADGQGLNKD encoded by the coding sequence ATGAGTAGGATGAAAAAAATAAATATAGAAATCGAGAATTCAAAGATTTTAAGAGGGAGCATCTTCTATCTTAATTTAATAGCAATTTTTTCTGTTTGGTATTTCCTAAATCTCTCTATTGATTATATTTTAGGAGTGATCTTTATTACTTTTGTTGGCTATATTTATAGTTACAAAAATAGATATAATACAAGTATTATTCTAAAAATAATTATGACTTTATTTATGTTATATCTCCTCAGAGATTTTTTTAAAAATCTTCTGTCTCAACCTTACGACCCAAGAATTCCTTTAGCTACTTTTTTAATAAACTTAAATGCTCTTCATAGTTTTGATCTTCCCACAAAATTAGATCTTAGTTTTTCTTTTTTCATATCTTTGATTCTTGTGGTAATCTCGGGAGTTTTTGCAAGAGAATCTATATTTTTATTTTTCTTACTTTTTTATATGATAGGATTAATAATTTCTTTATCTCTTTTGAATAATTACAGACCGTCCTCTAAATACCTCTCAGGTACTATACTTTCTATAGCTTTTATAGGATTTCTATTATTCCCTATTATTCCTCGTTCCCTTCCCTTTACTTTTAGACAGGATATTATGTCTCAAGTCATTCAAAGAATTACTGCTTTAAGAGGAGAAATAAGAACTCCCAATGTTCAAGTAACTAATTATTATTTATATCGACTTCCTGAAGGAAGAAGATTTGAACCTCTTCCTTATGATCCAGAAAATTATTTTGGTTTTGCCCCTTTTGTTGATTTGAGGCAAAGGGGAGTTCCTTCTTCTTCCTTGGTTTTTCGAGTTCTTACATCTTTTCCTACGTATCATCGAGGATTAGCTTTTGATACTTATAATGGTTTTGGTTGGTATCAAAGTTTAGAAGAAGAAGTGGATACTATAACTACAGATTTTCAGCCTTTTCAAATAACGGAAAATCCATTACCTGAAGAAAGACTGTTTAGATCGACTTATTTTATAGAAAAGGATACAGGAAATATAATATTTATCCCTCAAGGAACTCAAAGATTATATTTTCCTGCGCCTTTTATCTATAAAGATGCTGAGGGTGGGGTAAGAAGTCCCTTTGAGATACCAAAAAATTTGATATATACTTCTTTCTATTCTGATACTTCTATAAGATCTGCAAAAATATTATTAAAGGCAAAAATTCCTGATAAGACTAAGTTTAATAGATATCTTCAACTTCCTAATATTTCCCCAAAGATTAAAACATTAGTTCTTGATATTACAAAAAATTATAAAACTCCTTGGGAAAAAATTTTAGCTATTGAGAAGTTCTTAGAGGAGAATTATCCTTATTCTTTAGATATACCCCCATTAAAAGATAATGTAGATGCAGTGGAGGATTTCTTATTTATCACTAAAAAAGGATATTGTGAACAATTTGCAACAGCTTTTGCTATTATGTCAAGAATTATTGGAATACCTTCAAGATTTATAACAGGATTTTCTCCTGGAGAATTAAATCCATGGACTGGTATGTATGAGGTAAGAATGAAAAATGCTCATGCTTGGGTTGAAATTTATTTAGAACCTATTGGATGGATTCCTATAGATCCAACTCCATTCGGAACTATTATTGAAGAAGTAAGAGTAAAGGAAAATTATAATATTTTGGGGCTGATTTTCAATTCTCTTGCTCAACTTCTTAATAATTTATTTTACTTTTTATATAATTTATCCACTTTTTATCTTTTCGTTATTTTTATTTTTCTATTAGCTTTATTAATATATATTCTTGTAAGAATAATTAGGAGATATCAGCTGACAAAAGAAGATAGAATCTTTTTAAATGTTATGAATATGTTAAAGAGAAAAAATTTGTTGGATTCTGGAAATTCTCCCTATGAAATGGTAAGAAAATTAGGAGACGAGATAAAAGAGTTTGTAAGCGTATATTATGCTCTTAAATTTGCTCCTTTAAAAGAAGAGGAAAGAAAGAGATATAGAGAAAAACTCATTAAAAAGGGAAAGGAAATATTAAAAGCTAAATCCTTCGACCTATTCCTAGCAGATGGTCAAGGATTAAATAAAGATTAG
- a CDS encoding DUF58 domain-containing protein has translation MRISINFTLLGFFLFTGNLLITFIGINVSSVPLILLSSFIYGLFIFSFLELIYQPLFLSLELKTPSLIEEKEEDIILIKIKNNGFLPKGRFFIILKDKYVSCSIKGKEEIYLNFPFFFEKRGIENFRDLWIKFTGTFGLFYIKKYFSVNAKTLIYPSYYQIYKEIVIPGDSGFKTSISSFARSGEEVHSLRKYVQGDPLKIIAWKISAKKGELISKQFERLSILEPIFLLDNCVKEVDDTTLEEFDQLLRFLHSIALSSLKQGLRVKIKTFSSWNLFVPQSWDALKIFLAELEIKRVNNKEINLNENFDLIFSLDYKFWENKHCSQKKFLGVEFHNRKIESSLYIFKKEDNPYDFLNLWSLNYE, from the coding sequence TTGAGAATAAGTATAAATTTTACTCTTCTCGGTTTTTTTCTTTTTACAGGAAATCTTCTAATAACTTTTATTGGAATTAATGTAAGTTCTGTACCATTAATTCTTTTATCCTCCTTTATTTATGGATTATTTATCTTTTCTTTTTTAGAACTAATTTATCAGCCTCTATTTTTAAGTTTAGAACTTAAAACCCCTTCTCTTATAGAAGAAAAGGAAGAAGATATAATTCTAATAAAGATAAAGAACAATGGTTTTCTTCCGAAGGGTAGATTTTTTATTATTTTGAAAGATAAGTATGTTTCTTGCAGTATAAAGGGCAAAGAAGAGATATATCTAAATTTTCCATTCTTTTTCGAAAAAAGAGGTATTGAAAATTTCAGGGATTTATGGATAAAGTTTACAGGAACTTTTGGCCTTTTTTATATTAAAAAATATTTTTCGGTAAATGCTAAAACATTAATTTATCCATCTTATTATCAAATTTATAAAGAAATTGTTATTCCGGGAGATTCAGGATTTAAAACGTCTATATCTAGTTTTGCTCGTTCTGGAGAAGAAGTTCATTCTCTAAGAAAATATGTTCAGGGAGATCCTTTAAAGATTATTGCTTGGAAGATTTCTGCAAAGAAGGGAGAGCTTATATCTAAACAATTTGAGAGATTATCTATCCTTGAACCTATTTTTTTATTGGATAATTGTGTAAAAGAAGTTGATGATACTACTCTTGAGGAGTTTGATCAACTTCTTAGATTTCTTCATTCTATTGCTCTTTCTTCTTTAAAACAAGGATTAAGAGTGAAAATAAAAACTTTTTCTTCATGGAATTTATTTGTTCCCCAAAGTTGGGATGCCCTGAAAATTTTTTTAGCAGAGTTAGAGATTAAAAGAGTGAATAATAAAGAAATTAATTTAAATGAAAATTTTGATTTAATATTTTCTTTAGATTACAAATTTTGGGAAAATAAACATTGTTCACAGAAAAAGTTTCTTGGGGTAGAATTTCATAATAGAAAGATCGAAAGTTCTTTATATATATTTAAAAAAGAAGATAATCCTTATGATTTTTTAAATCTATGGAGCTTAAATTATGAGTAG
- a CDS encoding MoxR family ATPase, which produces MKENILKEKIFDKVKELKENIKKVIIGKDKVIDYVICALLSQGNILIEDVPGVGKTILARALAESINLSFKRIQFTPDMMPSDILGTNVFNPKTLEFEFKKGPIFTNILLADEINRTSPRTQAGLLEAMDEGGVTIDGVYYPLPKPFLVIATQNPREHFGTYPLPESQMDRFFISLTMGYLSQEEEISMLEKQKIFHPLEKLEPVLDKEDVLTMQDFIKHVYIHRDILEYITQIVRNTRENPQIALGAGPRGSISLMRAGQSMAVIRGRDYVIPDDILECAIPVLVHRIVLKEQVESSRQRREEVIRTILEKIKIPRVKLP; this is translated from the coding sequence ATGAAAGAAAATATTTTAAAAGAAAAAATTTTTGATAAGGTAAAAGAGTTAAAAGAAAATATTAAGAAAGTAATTATTGGAAAAGATAAAGTTATTGACTATGTAATTTGTGCACTTTTAAGTCAAGGAAATATTCTAATCGAAGATGTTCCAGGAGTTGGAAAAACAATCCTTGCTAGGGCTTTAGCAGAGAGTATAAATCTATCCTTTAAAAGAATTCAGTTTACACCTGACATGATGCCATCAGATATTTTAGGAACAAATGTTTTTAATCCCAAAACCTTAGAATTCGAATTTAAAAAGGGACCTATTTTTACTAATATTCTTCTTGCAGATGAGATAAATAGAACCTCTCCAAGAACCCAAGCAGGACTTTTAGAAGCCATGGATGAAGGTGGCGTTACCATCGATGGGGTTTATTATCCTTTACCTAAGCCCTTTTTAGTTATAGCAACTCAAAATCCAAGAGAGCATTTTGGTACCTATCCTCTTCCTGAATCTCAAATGGATAGATTTTTCATATCCTTAACTATGGGGTATCTTTCCCAAGAAGAAGAAATTTCCATGCTAGAGAAACAAAAAATTTTCCATCCTTTAGAGAAGTTGGAGCCTGTTTTAGATAAAGAAGATGTGTTGACTATGCAAGATTTTATTAAACATGTATATATTCATAGAGATATTTTGGAATATATAACTCAGATTGTGCGAAATACAAGAGAGAATCCTCAAATAGCCCTTGGAGCAGGTCCCAGAGGTTCTATCTCTTTAATGAGAGCAGGTCAATCTATGGCAGTAATAAGAGGAAGGGATTATGTTATTCCAGATGATATTTTAGAATGTGCTATTCCAGTTTTGGTCCATAGAATAGTTCTTAAAGAGCAGGTAGAAAGTTCTCGACAAAGAAGGGAAGAAGTTATTAGAACTATATTAGAGAAAATAAAAATTCCGAGGGTAAAACTTCCTTGA
- a CDS encoding cupin domain-containing protein, producing the protein MEKVNEKDKEFRFGEWGPKYLMRGPKLEWGIVKIIPGKELGIHYHKEVEEIFYVLSGKAEMIVDEKKFEINIGDAIRVEPNEEHNIINPSEDFLAVFIKVPYLPEDKYSKT; encoded by the coding sequence ATGGAAAAAGTTAATGAAAAAGATAAAGAATTTAGATTTGGAGAATGGGGTCCTAAATATCTTATGAGGGGACCAAAGCTTGAATGGGGTATTGTGAAAATAATCCCAGGAAAAGAGTTAGGAATACACTATCATAAGGAAGTTGAAGAAATATTTTACGTTCTTTCGGGAAAGGCAGAGATGATTGTAGATGAAAAGAAATTTGAAATCAATATTGGGGATGCAATAAGAGTAGAACCTAATGAAGAACATAATATTATAAATCCCTCAGAAGATTTTCTAGCAGTATTTATCAAAGTACCTTATTTACCTGAAGACAAATATAGTAAAACATAA
- a CDS encoding zinc-dependent alcohol dehydrogenase family protein — protein MLLKKTCDLSLCKEPLIMEEVSVPTPKENEILVKVSACGVCRTDLDIIEGRTPPSKFPLILGHQIVGRVIEKGSKVKKFEIGERVGIGWINSSCGKCKFCLLGKENLCDSFKATGRDVDGGYAEYTLISEDYAFRIPDNYTDEESTLLLCAGAVGYRSLKLTNLKDGENIGLSGFGASGHLLLKIIQFLYPNSKIFVFARSERERNFAKELSAYWVGDFEEETPEKLSAIIDTTPAWRPIILVLKNLEKGGRLVINAIRKEESDKNYLLGLSYERDLWLEKEIKTTANVSRKDLEEFLELAGKLNLKPEVQIYNLEDANKALIDLKEGKIRGGKVLKI, from the coding sequence ATGTTGTTGAAAAAAACGTGCGATCTTTCATTATGTAAAGAACCTCTTATTATGGAGGAGGTAAGTGTTCCTACTCCAAAGGAAAATGAAATATTAGTAAAAGTTTCTGCTTGTGGGGTTTGTAGGACGGATCTTGATATTATAGAAGGAAGAACTCCTCCCTCAAAATTTCCTTTAATTTTGGGACATCAAATTGTAGGAAGAGTCATAGAAAAAGGTAGTAAGGTAAAAAAATTTGAGATCGGGGAAAGAGTGGGAATTGGATGGATAAATTCTTCTTGTGGAAAGTGTAAATTTTGTCTTTTGGGAAAAGAAAACCTTTGTGATAGTTTTAAAGCTACAGGAAGAGATGTAGATGGGGGTTATGCTGAATATACTTTAATTTCTGAGGATTATGCTTTTAGAATTCCTGATAATTATACTGATGAAGAGTCTACACTTCTTCTTTGTGCAGGTGCAGTAGGTTATAGATCCTTAAAACTTACTAATTTAAAGGATGGAGAAAATATAGGCCTTTCTGGCTTTGGTGCTTCTGGACATTTACTTCTTAAAATTATTCAATTTTTATATCCTAATTCTAAGATTTTCGTTTTTGCAAGAAGCGAGAGAGAAAGAAATTTTGCAAAAGAGCTTTCTGCTTATTGGGTAGGAGATTTTGAGGAAGAAACTCCTGAAAAACTCTCTGCTATTATTGATACCACTCCCGCATGGAGGCCTATAATTTTAGTGCTCAAAAATCTTGAGAAAGGCGGAAGATTAGTTATTAATGCCATAAGAAAAGAAGAATCAGATAAAAATTATCTTTTAGGATTAAGTTATGAAAGGGATCTTTGGCTTGAAAAAGAAATAAAAACTACAGCTAATGTTTCCAGAAAAGACTTAGAAGAATTTTTAGAACTTGCAGGGAAGTTAAATCTTAAGCCAGAAGTGCAAATTTATAATTTGGAAGATGCTAATAAGGCTCTTATTGATCTAAAAGAGGGAAAGATAAGAGGAGGAAAAGTGCTTAAGATATAA
- a CDS encoding endonuclease Q family protein, with product MRFIADFHIHSKYSRATSSDMNLENLSKWAKLKGIDLLGTGDFTHPLWFAELRDNLKEDNYGIYKYNEVNFILTTEISNIYNQEGKVRRIHSIIFSPSLEICHKINALLGKIGVLSSDGRPTFGKNLKELLPLLWEISEEIYVIPAHAWTPWFSIFGSNSGFDSLEEAFGEYSNKIFAIETGLSSDPPMNWRLSKLDNICLISNSDAHSPNRLGREANVFNCNMEYREIFKAIKNQDKNRFLFTIEFFPEEGKYHFDGHRNCNIVLSPKESIKLNNLCPSCGKPLTIGVAHRVEVLADREEGYIPENKIPYKNLVPLEEIIAQAINKDVSSPFVQNEYFKIVSTLGNELSVLMDIPLDDIKKVSGEKIAEGIKLMREGKVKVEPGYDGLYGKIKIFSYEDKGQLSLF from the coding sequence ATGAGATTTATTGCAGATTTTCATATTCATTCGAAATATAGTAGAGCAACAAGTTCTGATATGAATCTAGAAAATTTGAGTAAATGGGCAAAATTAAAGGGAATAGATTTATTAGGAACTGGTGATTTTACTCATCCTCTTTGGTTTGCAGAACTAAGAGATAATCTGAAAGAGGATAATTACGGAATTTATAAATATAATGAAGTAAATTTCATTTTAACAACAGAGATTAGTAATATTTATAACCAAGAAGGAAAAGTAAGAAGAATTCACTCAATCATTTTTTCTCCTTCTCTTGAAATTTGTCATAAGATTAATGCCCTTTTAGGGAAAATAGGAGTTTTAAGTTCTGATGGAAGGCCCACCTTTGGAAAAAACCTAAAAGAGCTTCTTCCTCTACTTTGGGAAATCTCCGAGGAGATTTATGTTATTCCTGCTCATGCATGGACACCATGGTTCTCTATTTTCGGATCTAACTCCGGTTTTGATTCCTTAGAAGAAGCTTTTGGAGAATATTCAAATAAAATTTTTGCTATAGAAACAGGTCTTTCTAGTGATCCTCCTATGAATTGGAGATTAAGTAAACTTGATAATATCTGTCTCATCTCTAATTCCGATGCTCATTCTCCAAATAGATTAGGAAGAGAAGCTAATGTTTTCAATTGCAATATGGAATATAGAGAAATTTTTAAAGCTATAAAAAATCAAGATAAAAATAGGTTCTTATTTACTATAGAATTCTTTCCAGAGGAAGGAAAATATCATTTTGATGGGCATAGAAATTGTAATATAGTATTATCTCCCAAAGAAAGTATTAAATTAAATAATCTATGTCCCTCTTGTGGAAAACCTTTAACTATTGGAGTTGCCCATAGAGTAGAAGTATTAGCAGATAGAGAGGAGGGATATATACCTGAAAATAAAATACCCTATAAAAATCTTGTACCCTTAGAAGAAATAATAGCACAAGCCATAAACAAGGATGTTTCCTCTCCTTTTGTTCAAAATGAGTATTTTAAAATAGTCTCTACCTTAGGTAATGAATTAAGTGTTTTAATGGATATTCCTTTAGATGATATAAAAAAAGTTTCCGGAGAAAAAATCGCAGAAGGAATAAAACTTATGAGAGAAGGGAAAGTCAAAGTAGAGCCTGGATATGATGGGTTATATGGAAAGATAAAAATTTTCTCTTATGAAGATAAAGGACAACTCTCTTTATTCTAA
- a CDS encoding DUF4032 domain-containing protein encodes MKNLLKKIFKRRRYLKNFKEKIHEERLIAWRDLGFQTIEIDKIVGSVGRYRDFDEEFRPLKESSLRRLKELEDAILRGKILPPIEVYKIKDEYYVIDGNHRVSIARKLGQKEIDAHVIEYLPPEDSVENILYRERSDFEFLTGLKDIILTEIGQYKKLLNQILEHKYYMSEKRGKEVNIKEAAKDWYKNIYLPILKIIEKERILEAFPGRTLADLYVYISDHKWLESQKKGYDIGFHKAIEDFKNLLPGTSLKDKIFDLFKLPF; translated from the coding sequence ATGAAAAATCTTTTAAAGAAAATTTTTAAAAGAAGAAGATATCTTAAAAATTTCAAGGAAAAAATCCACGAAGAAAGACTAATTGCATGGAGGGATCTTGGATTTCAGACTATTGAGATAGATAAGATAGTAGGTAGCGTTGGAAGATATAGAGATTTTGATGAGGAATTTAGACCTTTAAAAGAAAGTTCATTACGAAGATTGAAAGAATTAGAAGATGCTATATTAAGAGGCAAAATTCTTCCTCCAATAGAAGTTTATAAAATTAAAGACGAATATTACGTAATAGATGGAAATCATAGAGTTTCCATAGCAAGAAAGTTAGGACAGAAAGAAATAGATGCCCATGTTATAGAATACTTACCTCCAGAAGATTCTGTGGAGAATATTCTTTACAGAGAAAGATCAGATTTTGAATTTCTTACAGGATTAAAAGATATTATTCTCACGGAAATAGGTCAATATAAAAAACTTTTGAATCAAATTTTGGAACATAAATATTATATGAGTGAGAAGAGAGGAAAAGAAGTGAATATAAAAGAGGCAGCAAAAGATTGGTATAAAAATATTTATCTTCCTATATTGAAAATTATAGAAAAAGAAAGAATTTTAGAGGCTTTTCCAGGAAGAACTCTTGCAGATTTGTATGTTTATATTTCTGATCATAAATGGCTTGAAAGTCAAAAAAAGGGATACGATATTGGATTTCATAAAGCAATTGAGGATTTTAAAAACCTTCTTCCTGGTACATCTCTAAAGGACAAAATTTTTGATCTATTTAAACTACCTTTTTAG
- a CDS encoding metallophosphoesterase family protein: protein MRILALSDFESPILYEKFDVTPYKGVEAVISCGDVLPELLVYLTTILNVPVFYVLGNHDERYLREPPEGCDNIDGRIIKFKDKRILGLGGSIKYSSGPLQYTEREMNWRIKKLYFQLRKGIDIVVAHSPPFGIHEGDDFSHKGFKSFIWLIEKYKPSYFLHGHTHMNYKFRSSRVTEYGNTKIINCSGIIILDL, encoded by the coding sequence TTGAGAATATTAGCTTTATCAGACTTCGAATCGCCAATTCTTTATGAAAAATTTGATGTGACTCCCTATAAAGGAGTAGAAGCCGTAATATCTTGTGGAGATGTTTTACCAGAATTGTTAGTGTATCTTACTACAATCCTGAATGTTCCTGTGTTTTATGTATTAGGGAATCATGATGAAAGATATCTTAGAGAACCTCCAGAAGGATGTGATAATATTGATGGAAGGATTATAAAGTTTAAGGATAAAAGAATACTAGGTTTAGGGGGCTCTATTAAATATAGTAGTGGCCCCCTTCAGTATACTGAAAGAGAGATGAACTGGAGGATTAAAAAATTATACTTTCAGTTAAGGAAGGGAATCGATATTGTAGTTGCCCATTCACCTCCTTTTGGGATTCATGAAGGTGATGATTTTTCTCATAAAGGTTTTAAAAGTTTTATTTGGTTAATTGAGAAATATAAACCATCTTATTTTCTTCACGGACATACTCATATGAACTATAAGTTTAGAAGTTCAAGAGTTACAGAATATGGAAATACAAAGATTATCAATTGTTCTGGAATTATAATTTTAGATTTATGA
- a CDS encoding bifunctional phosphoglucose/phosphomannose isomerase has protein sequence MKKLDQIDELKRLDPQDMLGSVYKLPEQIEEASNISYNVQLKFEEKSINKVLVLGMGGSAIGGDILKAIAFDCAKIPILVNRDYSLPSYIDENTLVIAVSYSGNTVETVNSAIESYKRGARIVSITTGGKLGEFAEEKNLPLIKIPKGLAPRAAIGYVTIPALVVLDRLGIIPSQKEAINETIDYLKRKREEFKVETPITKNTAKDLAERINKKIPIIYSVEERWAVAGYRWKCQFNENSKYPAFTHFFPELNHNEIMAWEADSQIINNFFLIFLYISLDGEMKIRVDFMKEKLEDRGIQVFLWQGEGKYSLTKFFSLTYLGDFTSVYLAYLAEKDPFAIGFINELKLRIGQSLN, from the coding sequence ATGAAGAAATTAGATCAGATAGATGAGCTTAAAAGACTTGATCCTCAGGATATGCTAGGTTCTGTTTATAAACTTCCTGAGCAGATAGAAGAAGCAAGTAATATTTCTTACAATGTTCAGTTAAAATTTGAAGAAAAAAGTATAAATAAAGTTTTAGTTTTAGGTATGGGGGGTTCTGCTATTGGGGGAGATATTTTAAAAGCTATTGCCTTTGATTGTGCGAAGATTCCTATATTGGTTAATAGAGATTATTCCCTTCCTAGCTATATAGATGAAAATACTTTAGTTATCGCGGTTAGTTACTCTGGAAATACCGTAGAAACTGTAAACTCCGCAATAGAATCTTATAAAAGAGGAGCAAGAATTGTCTCTATAACTACTGGGGGAAAATTAGGAGAATTTGCAGAAGAAAAAAATCTTCCATTAATTAAAATTCCAAAAGGTTTAGCTCCAAGAGCTGCAATAGGTTATGTAACTATTCCAGCTTTAGTTGTATTAGATAGGTTAGGAATAATTCCCTCGCAAAAAGAAGCAATAAATGAGACCATAGATTATCTTAAGAGAAAAAGAGAGGAATTTAAAGTAGAAACTCCTATCACTAAAAACACTGCAAAAGATTTGGCAGAAAGAATCAATAAGAAAATTCCTATAATATATTCGGTAGAAGAAAGATGGGCAGTTGCAGGGTACAGATGGAAGTGCCAGTTTAATGAGAATTCTAAGTATCCAGCCTTTACCCATTTCTTTCCTGAACTAAATCATAATGAAATTATGGCTTGGGAGGCAGATTCCCAGATAATAAATAATTTCTTTCTCATTTTCCTTTACATATCCTTAGATGGAGAAATGAAAATAAGAGTTGATTTTATGAAAGAGAAACTAGAAGATCGAGGAATACAGGTTTTTTTATGGCAAGGAGAAGGAAAGTATTCTCTAACTAAGTTTTTTTCTCTTACATACTTGGGTGATTTCACTTCTGTTTATCTTGCATATCTTGCAGAAAAAGATCCTTTTGCTATAGGATTTATTAATGAACTTAAATTGAGAATAGGACAAAGTTTGAATTGA
- a CDS encoding OsmC family protein produces METKIVWNGNMKFTGTTPSNFSIIMDASPDHGGENQGPRPMELILVALGGCTGMDVISILQKMKEKVETFEIKISAERAEEHPKVYRKVHLEYIFKGENLKEENIKKAIELSQTKYCSVSAILRGTAEVTYSWKIL; encoded by the coding sequence ATGGAAACAAAGATAGTTTGGAATGGAAATATGAAATTCACAGGAACAACGCCTTCAAACTTTTCTATAATCATGGATGCCTCTCCAGATCATGGTGGAGAGAATCAAGGACCAAGACCTATGGAGTTAATTTTAGTTGCTCTTGGGGGATGCACAGGAATGGATGTTATTTCTATTCTTCAAAAGATGAAAGAAAAAGTAGAAACTTTTGAAATAAAAATCTCTGCAGAGAGAGCAGAAGAACATCCCAAAGTATATAGAAAGGTACATTTAGAATATATTTTTAAGGGAGAAAATCTAAAAGAGGAAAACATAAAAAAAGCAATTGAACTTTCTCAAACAAAATACTGTTCTGTCTCTGCAATTTTAAGAGGAACGGCAGAAGTTACTTATTCTTGGAAAATCTTATAA